A section of the Prochlorococcus marinus XMU1402 genome encodes:
- a CDS encoding DUF1499 domain-containing protein — MVSSIQGLAPITNPLNSVLIEKKLINVDQKFIQLVSLAEGLPRTEVIESGRNYWRGVCRSLIFRFPDDLEILKLDVRSYVDRSKGIIQIRSAARLGQSDLGVNLRRVEYLFNQLEKF; from the coding sequence ATGGTTTCCTCCATTCAAGGTCTTGCTCCAATAACTAATCCATTAAATAGTGTCTTAATAGAAAAGAAACTAATAAATGTTGATCAAAAGTTCATTCAACTTGTTTCTCTGGCAGAAGGATTACCTCGTACAGAAGTCATTGAGAGTGGGAGGAATTATTGGAGAGGTGTTTGTAGGAGCTTAATTTTTAGATTTCCTGATGACCTTGAAATTTTAAAGCTTGATGTAAGAAGTTATGTAGATAGATCAAAAGGAATTATTCAGATAAGATCTGCAGCAAGATTAGGGCAATCAGATTTAGGTGTAAATCTTAGAAGAGTGGAATACTTGTTTAATCAATTAGAGAAATTTTAA
- a CDS encoding molecular chaperone DnaJ, whose protein sequence is MNTQELKVNYKKLLNKAAKANGRKETVSYLNRAAKIKSKLYSTSKVNCFRCKGAGFLRISLDETKTCLSCYGKGFLVQEIQQL, encoded by the coding sequence ATGAATACTCAAGAACTTAAAGTCAACTACAAAAAGCTTTTAAACAAAGCTGCCAAAGCAAACGGTCGTAAAGAAACTGTTTCCTATTTAAACCGTGCTGCTAAAATCAAGTCAAAACTTTACTCAACTTCTAAAGTAAATTGCTTCAGATGTAAAGGAGCAGGTTTTCTGAGAATTTCATTAGATGAGACTAAAACGTGTCTATCTTGCTATGGGAAGGGTTTTTTAGTTCAAGAAATTCAGCAGCTTTAA
- a CDS encoding Notch domain-containing protein, producing MSNKFYEWWKNHRKVLTYGAFIILFGFYLFPVVKEAKYKNQCIKYSTKGALTKFNKDDIRETLLKEAGLNIDELAKIEGYKNCIN from the coding sequence GTGTCCAATAAATTTTATGAATGGTGGAAAAACCACAGAAAAGTTCTAACCTATGGAGCTTTCATTATCTTGTTTGGTTTTTATTTATTTCCTGTTGTCAAAGAAGCAAAATACAAAAACCAATGTATTAAGTACTCTACTAAAGGAGCTTTAACTAAATTTAATAAGGACGATATACGAGAAACTTTACTAAAAGAAGCAGGTTTGAATATTGATGAACTAGCAAAGATTGAAGGTTATAAGAATTGCATTAATTAA
- a CDS encoding DUP family protein — protein MINKKDLRDPIDNLEYEKVLEEEIINSYESKFQKDTEGNSKKIKFYRLKRTPLEVLNRLFFFFFIGSFLFSLFLAYSESKLWFVFYVISALSCVSYTPNRKALKELIAAWPNIEDLIKGRSLWKKGK, from the coding sequence ATGATAAATAAAAAGGATCTAAGGGATCCAATTGATAATTTAGAGTATGAAAAAGTTCTAGAAGAAGAAATAATTAATTCGTACGAAAGTAAATTTCAGAAAGATACTGAAGGAAATAGTAAAAAGATTAAATTTTACAGACTTAAAAGAACTCCATTAGAAGTATTAAATAGGTTATTTTTCTTTTTCTTTATTGGAAGTTTTCTTTTCTCTTTGTTTTTAGCTTATTCAGAGAGTAAGTTATGGTTCGTATTTTATGTAATAAGTGCATTATCTTGTGTTTCTTATACCCCTAATAGAAAAGCACTTAAAGAATTAATAGCAGCTTGGCCAAATATAGAGGATCTCATTAAAGGGAGGAGTTTGTGGAAAAAAGGCAAGTAA
- a CDS encoding chlorophyll a/b-binding protein: MDALTSFIVVIIAITIQFSLYTIKRLQEPLEPNYLIDKKSKKITNYMGKFWKNAEITNGRLAMIGFLALIINYGFFGWIIPGFI; the protein is encoded by the coding sequence ATGGATGCTCTTACTAGTTTTATAGTTGTTATCATCGCAATTACAATCCAATTCTCTTTATACACTATCAAAAGGTTACAGGAACCTTTAGAACCAAATTATTTGATAGATAAAAAATCGAAAAAAATCACAAACTATATGGGTAAATTTTGGAAAAATGCCGAAATAACAAATGGCAGATTAGCTATGATTGGTTTTTTAGCTTTAATTATTAACTACGGTTTTTTTGGTTGGATAATTCCGGGATTTATTTAA
- a CDS encoding DUF3303 domain-containing protein — translation MQRYLISYEFTDGEDQEEGAEMLINWYESGGPQNRPENYEVHSWIFMVQNGIGHSVVSADSLETIWKQWHPWRRLMDISIQPCMDLDETVGLFKKQKMNTRIV, via the coding sequence ATGCAAAGGTATTTGATTTCCTACGAATTTACAGATGGTGAGGATCAAGAAGAAGGGGCAGAAATGCTAATTAATTGGTATGAATCAGGTGGTCCCCAAAACCGACCTGAAAACTATGAGGTTCATTCATGGATTTTTATGGTTCAAAATGGGATTGGACATTCTGTAGTGAGTGCCGATTCTCTTGAAACAATATGGAAGCAATGGCATCCCTGGAGAAGGTTAATGGATATAAGTATTCAGCCGTGTATGGATCTTGATGAGACAGTCGGATTATTCAAAAAACAAAAAATGAATACACGGATAGTCTAA
- a CDS encoding DUF1651 domain-containing protein produces MTSGVANVRTYFYRGSLIDPPTGWLFNKKSGLLIFFESYKKSLSNNLKVYTHLFYANELGEPAQIKNSRLHSIECACETWNELISGGWQIVTNKFQ; encoded by the coding sequence ATGACTTCAGGAGTCGCTAATGTTCGGACTTATTTTTATCGTGGCAGCCTTATTGACCCCCCAACTGGCTGGTTATTTAACAAAAAAAGTGGTTTATTAATTTTTTTTGAGAGTTATAAGAAATCTCTATCTAATAACTTAAAAGTATATACTCATCTTTTCTATGCAAATGAATTAGGTGAACCAGCCCAAATTAAAAATTCAAGACTTCATTCTATTGAGTGTGCTTGTGAAACATGGAATGAATTAATTTCAGGAGGTTGGCAAATTGTTACTAATAAATTCCAGTAA
- a CDS encoding SDR family oxidoreductase yields MSTYLITGSNRGIGLELCRQIHKRGDNVIATCRKASKELRDLGVRIEENIEISSNESITNLCKKLSGVNLDCLIHNAGIYEFNSFENLDKKSILRQFEVNALSPICMTQSLKHLLKRSSKVAFITSRMGSIEDNSSGSSYGYRMSKVALSMAAKSLSIDLSREDIYVAILHPGLVCTRMTGFTRNGISPEESANGLLKRVDSLNKNNSGTFWHANGEVLPW; encoded by the coding sequence ATGTCTACTTATCTAATTACAGGATCAAATAGGGGTATTGGATTAGAACTATGTAGGCAAATTCATAAGAGGGGAGATAATGTAATTGCAACGTGTAGGAAAGCTTCAAAAGAACTTAGAGATTTAGGTGTGAGAATTGAAGAGAATATAGAAATTTCTTCTAATGAGTCGATAACAAATTTGTGTAAAAAACTATCTGGAGTTAATTTAGATTGCTTAATTCATAATGCAGGAATTTATGAATTTAATTCTTTCGAAAACTTAGATAAAAAAAGTATTTTGCGGCAATTTGAAGTTAATGCATTGAGCCCAATATGTATGACCCAATCACTTAAACACCTTTTAAAAAGATCTTCTAAAGTTGCTTTTATCACAAGTAGAATGGGATCTATTGAAGATAATTCATCTGGAAGTTCTTATGGTTACAGGATGTCTAAGGTAGCCTTGTCAATGGCAGCAAAATCACTTTCCATAGATTTATCAAGAGAAGATATTTATGTAGCTATTTTGCATCCTGGGTTAGTGTGTACAAGAATGACTGGCTTTACACGAAATGGAATTAGTCCTGAAGAATCAGCAAATGGCCTTTTAAAACGTGTAGATTCTTTAAATAAAAATAACTCGGGTACTTTTTGGCATGCCAACGGAGAAGTTTTGCCTTGGTAA
- a CDS encoding c-type cytochrome — translation MKIFKFLFVIPVITLIIIFQTSLQNRYLMASDIRNGETIFRNVCAGCHVRGGSVVLKGSKSLKLSDLEKRGIADVNSITIIANEGIGFMRGYKNKLKDGEDKVLAQWIIQNAEKGWE, via the coding sequence ATGAAAATATTTAAATTTCTATTCGTTATTCCTGTAATAACTTTAATTATTATTTTTCAAACCTCTTTGCAAAACAGATATCTAATGGCTTCTGATATTAGAAATGGAGAAACAATTTTTAGAAATGTTTGTGCAGGCTGCCATGTAAGAGGTGGATCAGTAGTTCTTAAAGGATCCAAATCATTAAAACTTTCCGACCTTGAAAAAAGAGGAATAGCAGATGTAAATTCAATAACAATTATTGCCAATGAAGGTATTGGTTTTATGAGGGGTTATAAAAATAAATTGAAGGATGGAGAGGATAAGGTTCTTGCACAATGGATCATTCAAAATGCAGAAAAAGGTTGGGAGTAG
- a CDS encoding TIGR02450 family Trp-rich protein: protein MKWPPTLCWTSPKTINGNRHFQVKAYGGKNEDRWVDIFPTKNKKDIKRISWAKLKSEWTTGWLRLPKDKD from the coding sequence ATGAAATGGCCTCCTACTCTTTGTTGGACATCACCAAAAACTATTAATGGTAATAGGCATTTTCAAGTTAAAGCTTATGGTGGTAAAAATGAAGATAGATGGGTTGATATTTTTCCTACCAAAAATAAAAAAGATATTAAAAGAATCTCATGGGCAAAACTAAAATCAGAATGGACTACTGGATGGTTAAGGCTCCCAAAAGATAAAGATTAA
- a CDS encoding potassium channel family protein, with the protein MKLRLFEFYFIKDYLRPWFGLIYSLFFLFFLGAIGYRITEGWEWSDCLWMVLITITTIGFGEVQPLSPEGRIVTVLIIVGGLIFIQFTFQKAVRLFESGYFQRVNELRFKRILRKMENHVILCGYGRVGQEISNQIKTQNIPIIVVESDEDRKKIAEENGLEVLCADATLDETLKLAGLEKCKSLVVTLPNDAANLYVVLSAKGIRSSIRVIARAGTEEAASKLRLAGASIVVSPYIAAGRAMASMALRPIAIDFLDLLAGSECEIEEFELSNDISLFETAEKRSLSELGIGKKSGAKILAIKENEKLFTNPGGNFILQPGQVLIAFGSKEQLNILNGLLGNLVVAVELLK; encoded by the coding sequence ATGAAGCTTAGATTATTTGAGTTCTATTTTATTAAAGACTATTTGAGGCCTTGGTTTGGTCTTATTTATTCTTTATTCTTTCTGTTTTTTTTAGGTGCAATTGGCTATCGAATAACAGAGGGATGGGAATGGAGTGATTGCTTATGGATGGTTCTGATCACAATAACCACAATTGGTTTTGGAGAAGTTCAACCTTTAAGTCCTGAAGGCAGGATCGTAACTGTTTTAATAATTGTTGGCGGATTGATCTTTATTCAATTTACTTTTCAAAAAGCTGTAAGATTATTCGAATCCGGCTATTTTCAAAGAGTAAACGAATTACGTTTTAAAAGAATTCTTAGAAAAATGGAAAATCATGTAATTTTGTGCGGGTATGGGAGAGTAGGTCAGGAAATATCTAACCAAATAAAAACACAAAATATTCCTATTATCGTTGTTGAGAGTGACGAAGATAGAAAAAAGATTGCTGAAGAAAATGGTTTAGAAGTGCTTTGTGCTGATGCGACTCTTGATGAGACTTTAAAATTGGCAGGATTAGAAAAATGCAAAAGTTTGGTTGTTACCTTACCTAATGACGCTGCAAATTTATATGTTGTTTTAAGTGCTAAAGGGATAAGAAGTTCTATAAGAGTAATAGCAAGAGCAGGAACTGAAGAGGCCGCAAGTAAATTGAGATTAGCTGGAGCAAGTATAGTTGTAAGCCCTTATATCGCAGCAGGAAGAGCAATGGCATCAATGGCTTTAAGACCTATTGCTATTGATTTTCTTGATCTACTTGCAGGAAGTGAATGTGAGATTGAAGAATTTGAATTAAGTAATGATATTAGTCTTTTTGAAACTGCAGAGAAAAGATCACTTTCTGAACTTGGAATAGGTAAAAAAAGCGGGGCAAAAATTTTGGCTATAAAAGAGAACGAAAAATTATTTACTAACCCTGGCGGTAATTTTATACTTCAGCCAGGTCAGGTATTAATAGCATTTGGTAGTAAAGAACAACTAAATATTTTGAACGGATTATTAGGTAATCTTGTCGTAGCAGTAGAGCTATTAAAATAA